The following coding sequences lie in one Glycine max cultivar Williams 82 chromosome 19, Glycine_max_v4.0, whole genome shotgun sequence genomic window:
- the LOC102669230 gene encoding uncharacterized protein, with the protein MIMVMLETHGGSCSALCFHLLLSLYKYRQTCFLLLRTETEQNTTIKLNLIFLKKREKKMQKVEESVMESLVCPSFSAYSSNTLDDIADQVIRNDVRFQENDTDFEFVAFRKVADGVFVDNNATPAFPIFDRDLATAAEEDSGEGKRRASGEEDDVAAIQITLGKLLMDDSSASCSSSEVEDELENVPPGTYCVWTPRKASPAPATPCRKSKSTGSSSSKRWKLLDLLRRSNSEGKESVVFLTPSSVNSAKKKGTKSETGKKSPASSGGGEKRIVAVPAVSAHEALYVRNREMRREVKRRSYLPYRQDLVGLCVNLNSMGKAFPLHF; encoded by the coding sequence atgatCATGGTAATGCTTGAGACACACGGTGGCAGTTGCAGTGCTCTTTGTTTCCATCTTCTTCTTTCCCTATATAAATACCGCCAAACCTGTTTCTTACTTCTTAGAACAGAAACAGAACAAAacacaacaataaaattaaatcttatttttctaaaaaaaagagaaaagaaaatgcaaaaagTAGAAGAGAGTGTGATGGAGTCGTTGGTGTGTCCAAGCTTCAGCGCCTATTCCTCCAACACGCTCGACGACATCGCGGATCAGGTCATTCGAAACGACGTGCGTTTCCAAGAAAACGACACCGACTTCGAATTCGTCGCGTTTCGCAAGGTCGCCGACGGAGTTTTTGTGGACAACAACGCCACTCCGGCGTTCCCGATCTTCGACCGCGACCTCGCCACCGCGGCGGAGGAGGACAGCGGAGAAGGAAAACGGCGAGCTTCCGGCGAGGAGGATGACGTGGCGGCGATTCAGATCACGCTCGGGAAGCTGCTGATGGACGATTCTTCAGCGTCGTGCTCGTCGTCCGAGGTGGAGGACGAGCTGGAGAATGTTCCGCCGGGGACGTACTGCGTGTGGACGCCGAGGAAGGCGTCGCCGGCGCCTGCGACGCCGTGCCGGAAGAGCAAATCGACGGGATCGTCGTCGTCGAAGCGCTGGAAGCTTCTGGATTTGCTGCGGCGGAGCAACAGCGAGGGGAAGGAGTCGGTGGTGTTCCTGACGCCATCGTCGGTGAATTCGGCGAAGAAGAAGGGAACGAAATCGGAGACAGGAAAAAAATCTCCGGCAAGTAGCGGCGGCGGCGAGAAGAGAATTGTGGCGGTTCCGGCGGTGTCGGCGCACGAAGCGCTTTATGTTCGGAACAGAGAAATGAGAAGAGAGGTTAAACGACGGTCGTATTTGCCGTATCGACAGGATTTGGTTGGTTTGTGTGTTAATCTCAACTCCATGGGCAAAGCATTCCCTCTTCATTTttga